CGAAGCAATTTGCCTCTTTTTCAAAGATGTCGTACTCTTCATCAGTAAGAGAACTCCTCGCAATGATGGTTTTGTTATTACTTTCGTTGTGCCCAAGAATGTAATGCCCGAGTTCATGGGCGACTGTCCAACGAATCCTACCAGCGTTTTCCACCATATCGTTATACAAAATAACGTATCTGTTCTTTGATTTGATGTACCAACAACATCCTTCATCACTATTCGCAAACTCGCATACCTCTGATAAAGTCATGCCGTGTTTCTTTGCAAACCAAGAGTATGTTTTTATTTTTAGATTAGGGAAGTGTTTAGCGAGTTTTTTCACCTTCACGGGCAATTCACGGGTGTTGCTAATTTTTAATAGTTCATACGCAGCATTCTGTGCTCTTTTATAATTCGGCTTAGATATCCTCTTCTTCGTCATCATCGTCATCGTCATCGAAGGCATCCTCAAAAGTAAGTTTAATAATTTCCATCATTCTTTTACGGTCCTTGTGCGACATTTTCTTAGCTGCCCTTTGTATGGTTCTGATATCATCGTCGAGATCTTCTGAATCTGTATCGTAAATACTTAAAGAATCTGAGGTTTCAGACCGACCAAGTAGGTAATCAGCGTTTGTTTTTAGCAGATCAGCTAACTCTTTTATGATATTTCCTGGTGGTACTGTCCGCCCTGATTCATAATTGGAGACGTTCGTTCTGTTCATACCCAACCTATTTGCTAGCTCGTCTTGCGACATTCCGTGTTTTTCGCGAAGTGATTTAATTCTTTGTCCCATTAACTTTTTTTGATTATCGTCCATGAATAAACAACTCCAAAAAGAAAATATAAAAGAGGCTTGCGCCAATTTAATTGACGTGATAATATGTGAATACGTCAATTAAATAAACGTCAATGAAAGGACGGTGAATGGTGTGAATTCCCCAGTATGTACGGTGAAACGTTCAACTTTCACAAGCTATCGAAAGCACTACAACAAAACCCAAAGAGACGTCGCTATAGCTGTAGGTGTTACGGAAAGTCACATTAGGCACATCGAAAATGGTCGTGCAAACCCCGATGCAAAATTGCTCTTCAAACTTGCTAGGTACTTTGGGACATCCGCTGAGAATCTGTTTCCTGATTTGGCAAACGTTGAAGTGGAATTTGCAGGAAACAAATAAACTTATCTCCAGCAACTATTGATAGTATACACCGTCAATAAAATTGACGCAATAGGTTTATTTAAAGAACCCTATTTTTTTGAACTTAACGTCAATTTAAGTGACTCTTTATGAGATTTTGATCAATAATATTGACGTTTTAAGAGGAGGTTAGCAATCTAGTATAGCTCGCTCAAACGGAAGGAGGAATTTAAGTATGGATACAGAGATTCGGTGTAGTAATGATCTCCCGGCAATCCTCACAGCCAAGCACATCGCCCAGTTTCTACACATTTCAGAACGGCGTGCCTATGAGCTGATGAACCTCAAGTCTTTCCCGCTGATCCGCCTCGGTCGGAACAAACGGGTGAACAGGGAGTCGTTCATGAACTGGCTGCAACAAAACGAACGAAGGGAGTAAATGAAGATGGACAAGCCTCAAATATTCAATCATCAAATGTTTGGTGAACTACCAGTAATTATTGTCGATGGTGTAGAGTGGTTCGGTGCTACAGAAGCGGCAGAAGCACTTTCGTTTGCAAAACCACACGATGCCATCTCAAACCATGTAGACGAAGATGACTCCGCAACATACGGAGTCACCGATTCACTGGGGAGGTCGCAGCAAAAGAAATTCATCAACGAATCAGGACTATATAGTCTGATCTTTGGCGCTGCGAAACAAGGGAAAAATCTTGGGATTCAGGATAAAGCAAAAGCGTTCAAACGATGGGTAACTGGAGAAGTGTTACCGACCATCCGAAAAACCGGCGGTTACGTTGCCAACGATGACTTATTCATCGATACATACTTGCCGCATGCCGACGAGCAGACCAAAATGACGTTCCGAGCAACGCTCGCGCTAGTCCGAAAACAAAACGAGCAGATCGAGGCTATGAAGCCAAAAGCGGAATACTTCGACGCGTTGGTTGATCGCAATCTACTCACGAATTTCCGTGATACTGCGAAAGAGCTCAAGGTCAAAGAACGAGATTTCATTGCCTGGCTGCTTGAGAAGGGCTACGTGTACCGTGACCAAAAAGGGAAGCTCAAGCCATACGCTCAGCACGTACCGGAGCTGTTCAATCTGAAAGAGTGGGAACGCAATGGTAAAGCTGATGTTCAGACGCTGATTACACCGAAGGGGAAAGAAACTTTCCGGTTGTTAATGGCGAAATCAGTCGCATAGCGAAGGCACATGGGGCCGCTGGATCCGGGAACAAGAGGCACCAAATTACAAGGTGGAAGGACGGTAGTTAGTAATGAACACTTTCAGCAAACGGGCCATCTGGCTTGCAGTTAACTCTGATGAATACGGCGACTGGCTGGTGGAGATCGCGCAGGAACATACCCGTTTGGCGCGGGAGTTAATTGTCAACAAGCACCTGACAGACGAGAACAAGGAAATCTTCGCGGCACGCATTGAGCAGCTTCGTAAGGAGCGGGATTCGATCCTGCGGCAATTTGAGGGGAGGTGAGTGGGGATGGAAAAGGTTCATGCTGATCTGGCCGACGTGCTGGAACGAATTAAGAATTTATCAGTTCTTCAAAGAGGAGGCGTGCTAGATGATTTGAACAACTGGCAAGCCTTTGTTGATCAAGTTGGGTTTCAAAATCTTGGACAAATGCTTCAAGTACAAAAGATATGCCCTGCAACATCATCAAAAGGGATTCTTTTAGAGAAAGCGATTCGGAGCAAAAAAAATGAGATTGCACAAGAATTCGCAAGTCGTTTATATGATGAGGGACTTACGGTTCAAGATGCAATCTCAATACTGGACACAGCAAAAAACGCGATCCTAAATTCGAAATTCACCCTTTGATATAAGCCTCAACTGTTTCTCGGGATGGTTTTTCTGGTTTATAAGTTGCATTTGGATTCATGTCATTCAGAATCCGAATATTCATTTTCTCACCGCGACTGCATCTGTTCCCAGCGTAAGCACCAGCAAGACAGGCGATGTAGTGGCTGCCATAAGACATACATATGGGTAGGTTATGGCAGTCGTGAGTGTATACCTCTATTCCAGCATCATCCAGTGTGGTTTCATCTGTCAATGATGGTGCGATTAAAGGATTCTTGTACAAGGTTTCACCTCCTTCCTGTAATGATTTGGTAAGTCTGGACAACTTCCAAATTCGACGGAAAGGTGGAAAATCCTACACAAAGGAGATGAGAGGTATGGACAAGCTGATGAACCAACGACAGCAGGAGATTCTTGAAAAAACCTTTGCCTGGGAGATCCGCCGGATGACGGCATCGGGGCTCCCGGGGACGCACCAGGCTGTGGCAGCCTACAGCGACAGGCTCTTGGAA
This sequence is a window from Brevibacillus composti. Protein-coding genes within it:
- a CDS encoding helix-turn-helix transcriptional regulator yields the protein MKRSTFTSYRKHYNKTQRDVAIAVGVTESHIRHIENGRANPDAKLLFKLARYFGTSAENLFPDLANVEVEFAGNK
- a CDS encoding phage antirepressor KilAC domain-containing protein; protein product: MDKPQIFNHQMFGELPVIIVDGVEWFGATEAAEALSFAKPHDAISNHVDEDDSATYGVTDSLGRSQQKKFINESGLYSLIFGAAKQGKNLGIQDKAKAFKRWVTGEVLPTIRKTGGYVANDDLFIDTYLPHADEQTKMTFRATLALVRKQNEQIEAMKPKAEYFDALVDRNLLTNFRDTAKELKVKERDFIAWLLEKGYVYRDQKGKLKPYAQHVPELFNLKEWERNGKADVQTLITPKGKETFRLLMAKSVA
- a CDS encoding helix-turn-helix domain-containing protein, producing the protein MDDNQKKLMGQRIKSLREKHGMSQDELANRLGMNRTNVSNYESGRTVPPGNIIKELADLLKTNADYLLGRSETSDSLSIYDTDSEDLDDDIRTIQRAAKKMSHKDRKRMMEIIKLTFEDAFDDDDDDDEEEDI
- a CDS encoding helix-turn-helix domain-containing protein translates to MDTEIRCSNDLPAILTAKHIAQFLHISERRAYELMNLKSFPLIRLGRNKRVNRESFMNWLQQNERRE